AGCACTTGTCGCTAACGATAACGCTGCTTTTATATTAGGTTTTTTATTGGTTTTCTTACTTGTCTCATTTAGTTTATTCATTAGTTACACCCGCACCCACCGCCGCCAAAACTTTTTCCGCCACTCGATGCTTCTTTAGAAAAATAGATATGATCATCTAAAGCGGCATCAATCGGGCTTGATGTTAGCGCCATTTCTTTTTTTGCTAACAAATCACGTTCCCAAGGCTCTACCCCTAAACTACTGCAGGCACTAAGACTGACAGTGACAGCAGTTAATAAAGCAAGTTTAAATTTTGACACGTTCAATTTTGAAGTATTACCTTGCGATAACGTTTTAAATACAGGTTTATTCGCTTTCATGATTGTCTCGCTTTGTCTTGTTATGAGCCATGTTATGAGTCTTGTTAGGAATATCTTTAGAAAGAGTGGGTGATGATGAGTTGAGTAACCGTTTAATCTCATCTTCATATTGATTTATTTTACCGGTAAAAAAACCACTGTGACGATATTTAATCACGCCATCACGGTTTATTAACATGCTTGTTGGCATGCCTTGAATAGAAAAATGTTTAGCTATAGTGCCTTTAGGATCATAAATAACAGCAAATGA
The DNA window shown above is from Colwellia psychrerythraea 34H and carries:
- a CDS encoding DUF4266 domain-containing protein, with the protein product MMKANKPVFKTLSQGNTSKLNVSKFKLALLTAVTVSLSACSSLGVEPWERDLLAKKEMALTSSPIDAALDDHIYFSKEASSGGKSFGGGGCGCN